The following are encoded together in the Lactuca sativa cultivar Salinas chromosome 1, Lsat_Salinas_v11, whole genome shotgun sequence genome:
- the LOC111904171 gene encoding gamma-glutamylcyclotransferase 2-3 isoform X1, whose amino-acid sequence MVMWVFGYGSLIWKAGFHYDDRLVGFIKDYRRVFYQGSTDHRGTPQFPGRTVTLEPAQGEVCWGVAYKVSRKEDEEVALTYLEVREKQYDKKAYVDFFTEPSASSPAVTGVMVYIASPDKSNKNYLGPATVEEIAKFVQIVLAEGPSGPNRDYLFNLEKTLLQMGCKDEHVMEIADNARKLISGVEE is encoded by the exons ATGGTGATGTGGGTATTCGGGTACGGTTCATTGATCTGGAAAGCAGGGTTTCACTACGATGATCGCCTTGTTGGTTTCATCAAAGATTATCGTCGCGTCTTCTATCAAG GAAGTACTGACCACAGAGGCACGCCACAGTTTCCGGGAAGAACTGTTACTTTGGAACCTGCACAGGGGGAGGTTTGC TGGGGTGTTGCCTACAAGGTGTCGAGgaaggaagatgaagaagtggcATTAACG TATCTTGAAGTGAGGGAAAAACAATATGACAAGAAGGCATATGTTGATTTCTTCACA GAACCATCAGCTTCATCACCCGCTGTTACTGGGGTAATGGT ATATATAGCATCTCCAGACAAATCCAACAAAAACTACTTGGGACCTGCTACAGTTGAAGAGATTGCCAAGTTTGT GCAAATTGTCCTTGCAGAAGGACCCTCAGGACCCAACAGAGACTACCTTTTCAACCTTGAGAAGACATTGTTACAGATGG GATGCAAGGACGAACATGTTATGGAGATTGCTGACAATGCAAGAAAGCTGATTTCAGGCGTTGAAGAGTGA
- the LOC111904171 gene encoding gamma-glutamylcyclotransferase 2-3 isoform X2 has protein sequence MVMWVFGYGSLIWKAGFHYDDRLVGFIKDYRRVFYQGSTDHRGTPQFPGRTVTLEPAQGEVCWGVAYKVSRKEDEEVALTYLEVREKQYDKKAYVDFFTEPSASSPAVTGVMVYIASPDKSNKNYLGPATVEEIAKQIVLAEGPSGPNRDYLFNLEKTLLQMGCKDEHVMEIADNARKLISGVEE, from the exons ATGGTGATGTGGGTATTCGGGTACGGTTCATTGATCTGGAAAGCAGGGTTTCACTACGATGATCGCCTTGTTGGTTTCATCAAAGATTATCGTCGCGTCTTCTATCAAG GAAGTACTGACCACAGAGGCACGCCACAGTTTCCGGGAAGAACTGTTACTTTGGAACCTGCACAGGGGGAGGTTTGC TGGGGTGTTGCCTACAAGGTGTCGAGgaaggaagatgaagaagtggcATTAACG TATCTTGAAGTGAGGGAAAAACAATATGACAAGAAGGCATATGTTGATTTCTTCACA GAACCATCAGCTTCATCACCCGCTGTTACTGGGGTAATGGT ATATATAGCATCTCCAGACAAATCCAACAAAAACTACTTGGGACCTGCTACAGTTGAAGAGATTGCCAA GCAAATTGTCCTTGCAGAAGGACCCTCAGGACCCAACAGAGACTACCTTTTCAACCTTGAGAAGACATTGTTACAGATGG GATGCAAGGACGAACATGTTATGGAGATTGCTGACAATGCAAGAAAGCTGATTTCAGGCGTTGAAGAGTGA
- the LOC111904170 gene encoding protein ROLLING AND ERECT LEAF 2, with protein sequence MGCGSSKVDDLPLVKRCRARKEMIKSAMDYRYDLSSSHVAYFRSLNDIGYALSRFVDEELVVSSSSASSPVLTLPSDEGSKTDTSISYIHSIDRNNDSHLQISSDSESDLHSSSGGHIHIHDDDDDDDSVPGNNSKSSLSSFYPPYNHNHNQTNWNDVDPYRRNLAPSPYQFPNGPSYESAWAPYGGIFYSYSGNSNMYYMKKSAPARNTVVHKEERGFQSDYNSNVNANGGFSGFTKHNPTEAPSPPPPPKVSDWDFLNLFEGYENGYPSYGYGHGYSSPDTSEVREREGIPDLEEETENESHSEEVKLDTKRNKREDTTRFVPKENIQVNSSQSSGGSSKRVPMPSRNSEGTSDSVPSHSIDIEVDTSIRSTVSESVGEKKEASVDADEEVESSRLSSLKRLSPHGSLGLEEVFNEIKNEFNIAFGYGKEVDMLLESGKVPYHPKFALLKVALSMIMYPFSSSLNPKQSQLSRSQTTKLARSYHLDAVASISLSSTLEQLYTWEKKLYKQVKDEERLRLKYDKMSKKLKDLDARGAEYTKIDAVRASVRRTMTKLDVCIKSIDAISSKIQKVRDEELQPQLSELIYGFVRMWKLIVKCHRKQFQVVSSSKTWNLKANMSPRSDNATVELIIVVLSWCKHFEDWINAQKSFVNSLNAWLQECIDHESEVTIDGNIPFSPGRIGAPPIFMICNDWHNGVKRVSEKHVSTAIRVFASNLRKLLERREDELNQRLKTEQLAKDFSEKRQNLRIDALERGFLEADDRKMELRLLRKKTEEARRRHKEAVKLVHDAASSCLKGGLIPVFKALQDFSCDAFKAHEQIRLQIQGKLT encoded by the exons ATGGGCTGCGGAAGTTCTAAAGTCGACGATTTACCATTGGTGAAACGTTGCAGAGCTAGAAAGGAAATGATCAAGTCTGCAATGGACTATCGGTATGATTTGTCTTCTTCACATGTAGCTTATTTTCGCTCTCTTAATGACATCGGCTATGCACTGTCTCGATTTGTTGATGAAGAGCTTGTAGTCTCCTCATCCTCTGCGTCTTCCCCTGTACTCACATTGCCATCTGATGAAGGTAGTAAGACCGACACTTCCATTTCATATATTCATTCCATTGATCGTAACAACGACTCACATCTCCAAATATCTTCTGATTCTGAATCGGATTTACATTCCTCTTCCGGTGGTCATATTCATATccacgatgatgatgatgatgatgatagtgTTCCAGGAAACAATAGCAAATCGTCATTGTCATCGTTTTATCCACCCTACAATCACAATCACAATCAAACCAATTGGAATGACGTTGATCCTTATCGAAGAAACTTAGCGCCATCACCATATCAATTTCCTAATGGTCCTTCGTATGAATCAGCTTGGGCCCCATACGGAGGGATTTTTTATTCTTATAGTGGGAATTCAAATATGTATTATATGAAAAAATCAGCTCCAGCCAGGAATACTGTTGTTCATAAGGAAGAAAGGGGGTTTCAGTCAGATTATAATTCTAATGTAAATGCGAATGGAGGTTTTTCTGGATTTACCAAACACAATCCCACCGAAGctccttcacctcctcctccaccTAAAGTTTCTGATTGGGATTTTCTTAACTTGTTTGAAGGCTACGAAAATGGGTACCCGAGTTATGGATATGGGCATGGGTATAGTAGTCCAGATACAAGTGAAGTGAGAGAACGAGAGGGAATTCCTGACTTGGAAGAAGAAACAGAAAATGAGTCTCACAGTGAAGAAGTTAAGTTAGATACAAAGAGAAACAAAAGAGAAGACACAACAAGGTTTGTTCCAAAAGAAAATATTCAAGTCAATTCATCTCAAAGTAGTGGGGGAAGTTCTAAGAGAGTGCCAATGCCATCAAGAAACAGTGAAGGCACTTCAGATTCAGTACCCTCACACTCCATAGATATTGAAGTAGATACCAGTATCCGTAGTACTGTTTCAGAAAGTGTGGGGGAGAAAAAAGAGGCGAGTGTTGATGCAGATGAAGAGGTCGAATCATCAAGATTGAGTAGTTTAAAAAGATTATCTCCTCATGGTTCTTTGGGTCTTGAAGAGGTATTCAATGAAATCAAGAATGAATTTAACATTGCTTTTGGTTATGGGAAAGAGGTTGACATGTTGCTTGAATCAGGGAAGGTTCCTTATCACCCAAAGTTTGCACTTCTTAAAG TGGCTTTATCTATGATTATGTATCCTTTCTCATCCTCACTCAATCCAAAACAATCACAACTCTCACGTTCTCAAACAACCAAATTAGCAAGATCTTATCATCTTGATGCAGTTGCATCCATTAGTCTTTCTTCTACCTTGGAGCAGCTTTATACATGGGAGAAGAAATTATACAAGCAAGTTAAG GATGAAGAACGTTTAAGGCTGAAATATGATAAAATGTCGAAGAAGCTGAAAGATTTGGATGCACGTGGAGCTGAATATACTAAAATTGATGCTGTACGCGCTTCTGTAAGAAGAACAATGACTAAACTTGATGTATGCATCAAAAGTATTGATGCTATATCTAGCAAGATACAGAAGGTGAGAGACGAAGAATTGCAGCCACAACTCAGTGAGTTGATCTATGG ATTCGTAAGGATGTGGAAGTTGATCGTGAAATGTCACCGGAAGCAGTTTCAGGTCGTCAGTTCAAGCAAAACCTGGAATCTAAAGGCAAACATGAGTCCCCGAAGTGATAATGCAACAGTCGAGCTCATAATCGTCGTTCTCAGTTGGTGCAAACATTTTGAGGATTGGATTAATGCTCAGAAATCTTTCGTTAATTCATTAAACGCGTGGCTTCAGGAATGCATCGATCATGAATCGGAAGTAACAATCGACGGAAATATCCCGTTTTCACCTGGTCGTATCGGAGCTCCTCCGATTTTCATGATATgcaacgattggcacaacggagTAAAACGTGTTTCAGAAAAACACGTCTCGACGGCGATACGTGTTTTTGCGTCAAATTTGAGGAAGCTGTTGGAGAGACGAGAAGACGAGTTGAATCAACGGCTCAAAACCGAGCAACTTGCGAAGGATTTCTCGGAAAAACGTCAGAATCTTCGAATCGATGCGTTGGAAAGGGGATTTTTGGAGGCGGATGATCGGAAAATGGAGTTGCGATTGCTAAGAAAGAAGACGGAAGAAGCACGGAGGAGACATAAGGAAGCGGTGAAATTAGTTCATGATGCTGCTTCCAGCTGTTTAAAAGGAGGTTTGATTCCAGTTTTCAAGGCTTTACAGGATTTTAGCTGTGATGCatttaaagctcatgagcaaatCAGATTGCAAATTCAGGGGAAACTTACTTAA